From Syntrophales bacterium, one genomic window encodes:
- a CDS encoding DEAD/DEAH box helicase produces the protein MTSQFIDLHLRPELTQAVSALGYTEPTPIQSGIIPLMLAGIDAIGQAQTGTGKTAAFALPILNNLQTGSRLPQALVVAPTRELALQVAEAMTGLGQFCKVRVVAIYGGASYERQLSQLKRGVDVVVGTPGRLLDLLNRGALNLSEVRTVVLDEADEMLSMGFIEDIEALLSAMPAERQTSLFSATLPAPIRKLAKKYMREPQAVTIGREQMTVAAIEQRYYMVNHSDKTAALTRLFEVEEITSALIFARTKLGTRDLAAELTNRGFASEALNGDLSQESRESTLNRFRAGQIKVLVATDVAARGLDIEGISHVFNYDLSEDPEIYIHRVGRTGRAGHTGIAITLVTPAEKRRLHNVEAFIHQTLIKSTLPGVEEIMARRQGELVEKLLFWLKRGRCKQERMIVEKLVAEGADVFDLAAVAIKIARADEKMRPVAPVAEVIEISRERSGADRPGRRTPLRRERPADHADSRSGSRTTLPREDKKVSREAGMVSLSMNIGKTHGIRPADVVGALSYQADIPGSQLGKIYIQYDHTLVDVPEQFVGKVLANAGRYSIRKQSFTMARA, from the coding sequence ATGACTTCACAATTTATTGATCTACACCTGCGCCCCGAGCTTACGCAGGCGGTTTCCGCGCTTGGCTATACCGAGCCTACCCCCATTCAGTCGGGGATCATACCGCTCATGCTTGCCGGCATTGATGCTATCGGCCAGGCGCAGACCGGCACCGGCAAAACCGCTGCCTTTGCACTCCCCATCCTGAACAATTTACAGACAGGCAGTCGCCTCCCGCAGGCCCTTGTTGTGGCGCCGACCCGCGAACTGGCCCTGCAGGTGGCAGAGGCCATGACCGGTCTCGGGCAGTTCTGCAAGGTGCGGGTTGTTGCTATTTACGGCGGCGCCTCTTATGAGCGTCAGTTAAGCCAATTAAAACGTGGTGTTGATGTTGTCGTCGGGACGCCCGGCCGACTTTTGGATCTTCTCAATCGCGGCGCCCTTAACCTGAGCGAGGTCCGTACCGTCGTTCTCGATGAAGCCGATGAAATGCTTTCGATGGGATTTATTGAAGATATCGAGGCCCTGCTGTCCGCCATGCCGGCTGAACGCCAGACGTCTTTGTTCTCGGCTACTTTGCCTGCCCCTATCCGCAAGCTTGCCAAGAAGTACATGCGCGAGCCGCAAGCGGTGACGATCGGGCGCGAACAGATGACGGTTGCCGCCATCGAGCAGCGCTATTACATGGTGAATCACTCCGACAAGACCGCCGCGCTCACCCGCCTTTTTGAGGTGGAAGAGATAACCTCCGCCCTGATTTTTGCCCGCACGAAACTTGGGACTCGCGATCTGGCGGCGGAGCTGACCAATCGCGGGTTTGCCTCCGAGGCCCTGAACGGCGATTTGAGCCAGGAATCCCGCGAGAGCACGCTGAACCGCTTCCGCGCCGGCCAGATCAAGGTGCTGGTGGCGACTGACGTTGCCGCGCGCGGGCTTGATATTGAAGGCATTTCCCATGTTTTTAACTACGATTTGTCCGAAGATCCCGAGATTTATATCCATCGAGTCGGTCGCACGGGCCGCGCCGGCCACACGGGCATTGCCATTACGCTGGTAACGCCCGCGGAGAAGCGCCGACTGCACAATGTGGAGGCTTTTATCCATCAGACGCTGATAAAATCAACATTGCCCGGCGTCGAAGAAATTATGGCCCGCCGCCAGGGTGAGCTTGTTGAAAAATTGTTGTTCTGGCTGAAGCGCGGCCGCTGCAAGCAGGAACGCATGATTGTCGAGAAGCTCGTGGCGGAAGGCGCCGACGTGTTTGATTTGGCCGCGGTTGCCATCAAGATTGCCCGGGCCGATGAAAAGATGCGTCCGGTGGCTCCGGTTGCGGAAGTTATTGAAATTTCCCGGGAGCGCTCCGGCGCCGACAGGCCTGGCCGGAGAACCCCGTTGCGGCGAGAGCGCCCGGCCGACCATGCGGATTCCCGGAGCGGGTCGCGGACAACGCTGCCGCGGGAAGACAAAAAGGTTTCCCGGGAAGCGGGGATGGTGAGCCTTTCGATGAACATCGGCAAGACGCACGGCATCCGCCCGGCGGATGTGGTGGGCGCGCTTTCCTATCAGGCCGATATCCCCGGCTCGCAACTCGGCAAGATTTACATCCAGTACGATCATACGCTGGTAGATGTGCCCGAGCAGTTTGTCGGCAAGGTGCTGGCGAACGCGGGCCGCTACTCGATCCGCAAACAGTCATTTACGATGGCCAGGGCTTAG
- a CDS encoding TolC family outer membrane protein produces MRRDHSSVSASFTLIGPGAFALMLAMLFWLPAQSAQAEGILDVYKMALEKDASFIGAQFSHEASKETLTQAWAAFQPKISAEGKYTRTAQKIISSDNTVYGQGSSTFPTKEYSLSLVQPLFNKASLANLSRAKARLKGADMDMEVARQDLIVRIAKVYLGVLAARDRLALARTEEAAVGLHYELASEKFKMGLTPKTDYLDAKSRIAEIRANRIAAESATDDAHQALREVTGKLIVSLAALREDLPMKYPAPGNVEAWIDGAVQQNPSLEAQRQAVEAARREYERQCAGHYPLLNLEAGYTYNEADGTVFGGGSQVESTNVLLRLNIPLFEGGITNSRSREAYNLYQAALQEQERQLRALQKETRAAYSGVVNAMERVKALQEAVESRELALQAKQDGYKSGLFILLAVLDAQRDLSLTKQDYAMARYDYVMNSLRLKKAFGTLAERDIVAVQGWLADKQ; encoded by the coding sequence ATGAGACGCGATCATAGCAGTGTGAGTGCATCGTTTACTCTCATCGGTCCGGGGGCTTTCGCGTTGATGCTGGCCATGCTGTTTTGGCTTCCCGCGCAATCCGCTCAGGCCGAGGGCATCCTGGACGTATACAAAATGGCTTTGGAGAAGGACGCCAGTTTTATCGGCGCCCAGTTCAGTCACGAAGCCTCAAAGGAAACCCTGACACAGGCTTGGGCCGCTTTTCAACCAAAGATTTCAGCAGAGGGGAAATACACCAGAACCGCCCAGAAAATCATCAGTAGCGACAACACCGTTTATGGTCAAGGATCCTCCACTTTTCCAACCAAGGAATATTCGCTGTCGCTGGTACAGCCTCTTTTCAACAAAGCCTCTCTTGCCAATCTCTCCCGCGCAAAGGCACGGCTGAAGGGTGCGGACATGGACATGGAGGTGGCCAGGCAAGACCTCATTGTTCGCATCGCCAAGGTCTATTTGGGGGTGCTTGCTGCACGCGACAGACTTGCCCTGGCCAGGACCGAGGAGGCTGCGGTCGGTCTCCACTATGAGCTGGCATCAGAAAAGTTCAAAATGGGGCTCACGCCCAAGACTGATTATCTCGACGCAAAATCGCGCATAGCGGAGATTCGGGCAAACAGGATCGCCGCGGAAAGTGCCACGGATGACGCCCACCAGGCCCTGCGGGAGGTAACGGGAAAGCTGATTGTGTCTCTTGCCGCGCTCCGCGAAGATTTGCCCATGAAATATCCGGCGCCGGGTAATGTCGAAGCCTGGATCGACGGAGCCGTGCAACAGAATCCTTCTCTCGAAGCGCAACGACAGGCTGTGGAAGCGGCACGTCGGGAATACGAACGTCAGTGTGCAGGGCACTATCCACTGCTGAATCTGGAGGCCGGTTACACTTACAATGAAGCTGATGGCACTGTTTTCGGCGGCGGGAGCCAGGTGGAGTCAACTAACGTCTTGTTGCGGCTGAATATTCCCCTTTTTGAAGGAGGAATTACCAATTCCCGTTCGCGGGAGGCCTACAATCTTTATCAGGCAGCCCTCCAGGAACAGGAGCGCCAGCTAAGGGCGCTGCAAAAGGAGACGCGGGCCGCCTATTCCGGCGTGGTCAACGCAATGGAGCGGGTGAAAGCCCTGCAGGAAGCCGTTGAATCCCGAGAGCTTGCGCTGCAGGCCAAACAAGATGGATATAAATCAGGGCTTTTCATCCTGCTGGCGGTTCTGGATGCGCAGCGGGATCTTTCCCTGACGAAGCAGGACTATGCAATGGCCCGGTATGATTATGTCATGAACAGCCTGCGGTTAAAAAAGGCTTTCGGAACGTTGGCCGAACGCGATATCGTTGCCGTCCAGGGATGGCTGGCAGACAAGCAGTGA